A section of the Thauera chlorobenzoica genome encodes:
- the pyrF gene encoding orotidine-5'-phosphate decarboxylase: MHFMSALRAAWQQRDSLLCVGLDPDPARFPAHLEGRADAVFEFCKAIVDATADLVCCFKPQIAYFAAQRAEDQLEALIAHIHERHPATPVVLDAKRGDIGSTAGQYAVEAFERYRADAITVNPYMGRDSVEPYLAYSDKGVILLCRTSNAGGSDLQFLEVGRPGGGVEKLYERVARLVAEEWNASGNCGLVVGATFPDEIARVRALTGEMPLLVPGIGAQGGDIAATVAAGRSADGSGLMINSSRAILYAGADEDFAAAARRVALATRDAINAHR; the protein is encoded by the coding sequence ATGCATTTCATGAGCGCCCTTCGCGCCGCGTGGCAGCAGCGCGACAGCCTGCTGTGCGTCGGCCTCGACCCCGATCCGGCCCGCTTCCCCGCCCACCTCGAGGGGCGCGCGGACGCCGTCTTCGAGTTCTGCAAGGCCATCGTCGATGCCACCGCCGACCTCGTCTGCTGCTTCAAGCCGCAGATCGCCTACTTTGCCGCGCAGCGCGCCGAGGACCAGCTCGAAGCCCTGATCGCCCACATCCACGAGCGCCATCCGGCCACCCCGGTGGTGCTCGACGCCAAGCGTGGCGACATCGGCAGCACCGCCGGGCAGTACGCGGTGGAGGCGTTCGAGCGCTACCGGGCGGACGCGATCACGGTCAATCCGTACATGGGGCGCGACTCGGTCGAGCCCTACCTGGCGTACTCCGACAAGGGCGTGATCCTGCTCTGCCGCACCTCCAACGCGGGCGGCTCCGACCTGCAGTTCCTCGAGGTCGGCAGGCCCGGCGGCGGGGTGGAAAAACTCTACGAGCGCGTCGCCCGCCTGGTCGCCGAGGAGTGGAACGCCAGCGGCAACTGCGGACTGGTGGTTGGCGCCACCTTCCCCGACGAGATCGCCCGCGTGCGCGCGCTCACCGGCGAGATGCCGCTGTTGGTGCCGGGCATCGGCGCCCAGGGCGGCGACATCGCCGCGACCGTGGCTGCCGGGCGCAGTGCCGACGGCAGCGGGCTGATGATCAACTCCTCGCGTGCGATCCTGTACGCCGGCGCGGACGAGGACTTCGCCGCCGCCGCCCGCCGCGTCGCGCTCGCCACCCGCGACGCGATCAACGCCCACCGCTGA
- the ubiA gene encoding 4-hydroxybenzoate octaprenyltransferase encodes MTLTDKLPLYARLMRIDKPIGTLLLLWPTLWALWFAADGWPPLHILVIFVVGTFLMRSAGCVANDYADRGFDGHVERTKSRPLATGAVSVKEALLLASALAAIAFVLILPLNPLVRWLSLPALFLAVSYPFTKRFFAIPQAYLGIAFGFGIPMGFAAVLGEVPPLAWLMLLANILWAIAYDTEYAMVDRPDDIRIGIKTSAITFGRFDVAAVMGCYAAAFALLALAGALAGSGLPFYLGLLAACGLALYHYTLIRGRERAPCFKAFLHNNWVGGAIFAGIFIDDLLRRLH; translated from the coding sequence ATGACGCTGACCGACAAATTACCCCTCTACGCCCGCCTGATGCGGATCGACAAGCCGATCGGCACCCTGCTGCTGCTGTGGCCGACGCTGTGGGCGCTGTGGTTCGCCGCCGACGGCTGGCCGCCGCTGCATATCCTGGTGATCTTCGTCGTCGGCACTTTCCTGATGCGCTCGGCCGGCTGCGTGGCCAATGACTACGCCGACCGCGGCTTCGACGGCCACGTCGAGCGCACCAAGAGCCGCCCGCTCGCCACCGGCGCGGTGAGCGTGAAGGAAGCCTTGCTGCTGGCGAGCGCGCTCGCGGCGATTGCCTTCGTCCTGATCCTGCCGCTCAACCCGCTCGTACGCTGGCTGTCGCTGCCGGCGCTGTTCCTCGCCGTGAGCTACCCGTTCACCAAGCGCTTCTTCGCCATCCCCCAGGCCTATCTCGGCATCGCCTTCGGCTTCGGCATTCCGATGGGGTTCGCCGCGGTGCTCGGCGAGGTGCCGCCGCTGGCCTGGCTGATGCTGCTCGCCAACATCCTGTGGGCGATCGCCTACGACACCGAGTACGCGATGGTCGACCGCCCCGACGACATCCGCATCGGCATCAAGACTTCGGCGATCACCTTCGGCCGCTTCGACGTCGCCGCGGTGATGGGCTGCTACGCGGCGGCCTTCGCCCTGCTCGCCCTGGCCGGCGCGCTCGCCGGCAGCGGGCTGCCCTTCTATCTCGGCCTGCTCGCCGCCTGCGGCCTCGCGCTGTACCACTACACCCTGATCCGCGGCCGCGAGCGCGCCCCCTGCTTCAAGGCCTTCCTGCACAACAACTGGGTCGGCGGGGCGATCTTCGCCGGCATCTTCATCGACGACCTGCTGCGCCGGCTGCATTGA
- a CDS encoding Fic family protein, whose translation MIPTETYEAVLEAIARFPDGASIEQIEENLSAPPSRRTLQRWLNSLIAQERMRREGQGRAVKYLRGKVVRGQGNVALTITATAHAGILIPLSPEAKAVEKQVRQPLEQRTPVGYNRAFLDDYRPNETYYLSEVVRDELLSKGQAVSSNEPAGTYARQLANRLLIDLSWNSSRLEGNTYSLLETERLISAGEAASGKDALEAQMILNHREAIEFLIDSAGEIGFNRYTLLNLHALLSDNLLDDPTASGRLRTIAVGIGRTTFLPLEGPQRIEECFDQVLDTAAAIRDPFEQAFFAMVHLPYLQPFEDVNKRVSRLAANISLIRRNLCPLSFVDVSQTTYISAMLGIYELNRIELLRDVFVWAYKRSCARYSAVRQSLGDPDPFRLQHRQHITQVVATVVREKLSKPQAISHIHHFAQERIEAPDRERFIEVVETQLLSLHEGNIARYRLRPSEFHAWRELWK comes from the coding sequence ATGATCCCGACAGAGACCTACGAGGCGGTTCTTGAAGCCATCGCTCGCTTTCCCGACGGTGCCAGCATCGAGCAGATTGAAGAAAACCTGTCTGCGCCGCCGAGCCGTCGAACGCTGCAGCGCTGGCTCAACAGCCTGATTGCTCAGGAGCGAATGCGTCGTGAAGGCCAAGGGCGCGCGGTCAAATATCTGCGTGGCAAGGTGGTCAGGGGACAGGGAAATGTCGCCCTGACGATAACTGCAACCGCTCACGCAGGAATCCTGATTCCCCTGTCACCTGAAGCGAAAGCGGTCGAGAAACAGGTCCGGCAACCCTTGGAGCAGCGCACGCCCGTTGGCTACAACCGCGCATTTCTGGATGACTACCGACCCAACGAAACCTACTACCTCAGCGAAGTGGTTCGAGACGAACTGCTATCAAAGGGTCAAGCCGTCAGCAGCAATGAACCTGCGGGAACCTATGCACGGCAACTGGCCAATCGTCTGCTGATCGACCTCTCCTGGAACTCCAGTCGACTGGAGGGCAACACCTATTCCCTGCTGGAAACCGAACGATTGATTTCGGCTGGCGAGGCTGCATCAGGTAAGGATGCACTCGAAGCACAGATGATTCTGAATCACAGGGAGGCCATCGAGTTCTTGATCGACTCGGCCGGGGAGATTGGCTTCAACCGCTATACCCTGCTCAACCTGCACGCCTTGCTGTCCGACAACCTGCTGGACGATCCCACCGCCAGTGGCCGCTTGCGCACGATTGCCGTTGGCATTGGCCGGACCACATTCCTGCCGCTGGAAGGGCCACAACGGATCGAGGAGTGTTTTGACCAGGTGCTGGATACGGCCGCTGCCATACGAGACCCCTTCGAACAGGCGTTTTTTGCCATGGTGCATTTGCCGTATTTGCAGCCCTTTGAGGATGTCAACAAGCGGGTTTCCCGCCTGGCTGCCAATATTTCGCTGATTCGGCGCAACCTCTGCCCGCTGTCCTTCGTCGATGTCTCGCAGACAACTTACATCAGCGCCATGTTGGGTATCTATGAACTCAATCGCATCGAGCTGTTGCGCGACGTCTTTGTATGGGCATACAAACGATCCTGTGCGCGCTATTCTGCTGTGCGCCAGTCGCTGGGCGACCCTGATCCCTTCCGTTTGCAGCACAGGCAGCACATCACCCAAGTGGTCGCCACCGTGGTTCGTGAAAAACTGAGCAAGCCACAGGCAATCAGCCATATCCACCACTTTGCGCAGGAGCGGATCGAGGCACCGGATCGCGAACGATTCATTGAAGTGGTCGAGACCCAACTGCTCAGTCTTCACGAAGGCAACATTGCCCGATATCGCCTAAGGCCCAGTGAATTTCATGCTTGGCGCGAGCTCTGGAAATAA